One part of the Rhodococcus oxybenzonivorans genome encodes these proteins:
- the gyrA gene encoding DNA gyrase subunit A: protein MTDTTLPPEGPGHDRIEPVDIQQEMQSSYIDYAMSVIVGRALPDVRDGLKPVHRRVLYAMYDNGYRPDRGYVKSARPVAETMGNYHPHGDASIYDTLVRMAQPWSLRYPLVDGQGNFGSRGNDGAAAMRYTECRLTPLAMEMLREIDHETVDFAPNYDGRTQEPTVLPSRIPNLLINGSGGIAVGMATNIPPHNLREVAEAIYWALENWEADEESTLTAVMERVKGPDFPTHGLIVGGQGIHDAYTTGRGSVRMRGVVEIEEDAKGRTTIVITELPFQVNPDNLITSIAEQVRDAKIAGISDIHDESSDRAGMRIVVTVKRDAVAKVVLNNLYKHTQLQTSFGCNMLSIVDGVPRTLRLDQMIRHYVVHQVEVIRRRTEYLLRKAEERAHILRGLVKALDALDEVIALIRASQTVDIARAGLMELLDVDEIQADAILAMQLRRLAALERQKIVDELAEIEREIADLQDILAKPERQRAIVRDELKEIVDKHGDDRRTRIVAADGDVADEDLIAREDVVVTITETGYAKRTKTDLYRSQKRGGKGVQGAGLKQDDIVSHFFVSSTHDWLLFFTTKGRVYRAKAYELPEASRTARGQHVANLLAFQPDERIQSVIKIKTYEDAPYLVLATRNGLVKKSKLTDFDSNRSGGIVAVNLRGEDELVGAVLCSANEDLLLVSAKGQSIRFSATDEVLRPMGRATSGVQGMRFNEDDELLSLNVVREGTYLLVATSGGYSKRTPIEDYVPQGRGGKGVLTIQYDPKRGTLVGALIVNDDDELYAITSGGGVIRTAAKQVRRAGRQTKGVRLMNLGEGDTLLAIARNADEPDEPEDNAESSGKGAKES, encoded by the coding sequence ATGACTGACACAACGTTGCCGCCGGAGGGACCGGGGCACGACCGCATCGAGCCCGTCGACATTCAGCAGGAGATGCAGAGCAGCTACATCGATTACGCCATGAGCGTGATCGTGGGCCGCGCGCTGCCCGACGTGCGGGACGGCCTCAAGCCGGTGCACCGGCGTGTCCTGTACGCAATGTACGACAACGGTTACCGGCCCGACCGCGGTTATGTGAAGTCTGCGCGACCGGTGGCCGAGACCATGGGTAACTACCACCCCCACGGTGACGCTTCCATCTACGACACTCTCGTGCGCATGGCGCAGCCGTGGTCGCTGCGCTACCCGCTCGTCGACGGTCAGGGCAACTTCGGTTCCCGCGGTAACGACGGCGCCGCAGCCATGCGGTACACGGAGTGCCGCCTGACTCCGCTGGCCATGGAAATGCTGCGCGAGATCGACCACGAGACTGTCGATTTTGCTCCGAACTACGACGGCCGGACGCAAGAGCCGACAGTTCTCCCCAGCCGTATCCCCAACCTGTTGATCAATGGTTCCGGTGGCATTGCCGTCGGTATGGCCACCAACATCCCGCCGCACAACCTGCGCGAGGTGGCCGAGGCGATCTACTGGGCTCTTGAGAACTGGGAAGCCGACGAGGAGTCCACCCTCACGGCCGTCATGGAACGGGTCAAGGGACCCGACTTCCCGACACACGGTCTGATCGTCGGTGGTCAGGGCATCCATGACGCGTACACCACGGGTCGCGGATCGGTCCGGATGCGCGGTGTGGTGGAGATCGAGGAAGACGCCAAGGGGCGCACCACGATCGTCATCACCGAACTGCCGTTCCAGGTCAACCCGGACAACCTGATCACGTCGATCGCCGAACAGGTCCGCGATGCCAAGATCGCCGGCATCTCCGACATTCACGACGAGTCCTCGGACCGCGCGGGTATGCGCATCGTCGTCACCGTCAAGCGTGACGCGGTCGCGAAGGTCGTCCTCAACAACCTGTACAAGCACACTCAGCTGCAGACCAGCTTCGGGTGCAACATGCTGTCCATCGTCGACGGTGTGCCCCGCACGCTGCGCCTGGACCAGATGATCCGGCACTACGTCGTCCACCAGGTCGAGGTCATCCGCCGTCGTACCGAGTACCTGCTCCGCAAGGCCGAAGAACGCGCGCACATCCTGCGTGGACTCGTCAAGGCGCTCGACGCCCTCGACGAGGTCATCGCCCTGATCCGCGCCTCGCAGACGGTCGACATCGCGCGCGCCGGCCTGATGGAACTCCTCGACGTCGACGAGATCCAGGCCGATGCGATCCTCGCCATGCAGCTGCGTCGTCTCGCGGCTCTCGAGCGTCAGAAGATCGTCGACGAACTCGCCGAGATCGAACGTGAGATCGCCGACCTGCAGGACATCCTCGCCAAGCCCGAACGCCAGCGTGCGATCGTGCGGGACGAGCTGAAGGAGATCGTCGACAAGCACGGTGACGATCGACGCACCCGCATCGTCGCGGCCGACGGTGACGTGGCCGACGAAGACCTCATCGCCCGCGAAGACGTCGTCGTCACCATCACCGAGACCGGCTACGCCAAGCGCACCAAGACCGACCTGTACCGCTCGCAGAAGCGTGGCGGCAAGGGTGTGCAGGGCGCCGGCCTCAAGCAGGACGACATCGTGTCGCACTTCTTCGTCAGCTCCACGCACGACTGGCTGCTGTTCTTCACGACGAAGGGCCGCGTGTACCGGGCCAAGGCCTACGAGCTTCCGGAAGCGAGCCGCACGGCGCGCGGCCAGCACGTGGCCAACCTGCTGGCCTTCCAGCCGGACGAGCGGATCCAGAGCGTCATCAAGATCAAGACCTACGAGGACGCGCCGTATCTCGTCCTCGCCACCCGCAACGGCCTGGTCAAGAAGTCGAAACTCACCGATTTCGACTCCAACCGGTCCGGCGGCATCGTCGCCGTCAACCTGCGCGGTGAGGACGAACTGGTGGGCGCCGTGCTGTGTTCCGCCAACGAAGACCTTCTGCTGGTGTCGGCGAAGGGGCAGTCGATCCGTTTCTCGGCCACCGACGAGGTGCTGCGCCCGATGGGCCGCGCCACGTCCGGTGTCCAGGGCATGCGGTTCAACGAGGACGACGAGCTGCTGTCGCTCAACGTCGTGCGCGAAGGCACCTATCTGCTGGTCGCGACGTCGGGCGGATACAGCAAGCGCACCCCGATCGAGGATTACGTGCCACAGGGACGGGGCGGAAAGGGCGTACTCACGATCCAGTACGACCCGAAACGTGGCACCCTGGTCGGAGCGCTCATCGTGAACGATGACGACGAGCTCTACGCGATCACCTCGGGCGGTGGCGTCATCCGCACCGCCGCCAAGCAAGTCCGCAGGGCCGGTCGGCAGACCAAGGGCGTTCGGTTGATGAACCTCGGGGAAGGCGACACCCTGCTCGCGATCGCGCGCAACGCCGACGAACCGGACGAGCCCGAAGACAACGCCGAGAGCAGCGGCAAAGGAGCTAAGGAGTCCTAG
- a CDS encoding roadblock/LC7 domain-containing protein has translation MNTAHGSDVTRPLDWLVSNFASDVPGVSHAVLVSADGLLMAASAHLPIDRAEQLAAVTSGLASLSAGVSRLFEGGGVLQSVVEMQHGYLLLMSVGDGSHLATLTDAECDIGQVGYEMAILVDRVGASVEATPRTPQGL, from the coding sequence ATGAACACCGCTCATGGATCCGACGTCACGCGACCTCTCGACTGGTTGGTGTCCAACTTCGCCAGCGACGTACCCGGCGTCTCCCATGCCGTGCTCGTGTCGGCGGACGGCCTCCTCATGGCGGCCAGCGCCCACCTGCCGATCGACCGGGCCGAGCAGCTCGCCGCGGTGACCTCCGGGCTCGCCAGCCTGTCGGCGGGGGTGTCACGCCTCTTCGAAGGTGGTGGAGTGCTCCAGTCGGTGGTGGAGATGCAGCACGGTTACCTGCTGTTGATGAGCGTCGGTGACGGATCCCATCTCGCCACCCTCACGGACGCCGAATGCGACATCGGGCAGGTCGGGTACGAGATGGCCATCCTCGTCGATCGCGTCGGCGCGTCGGTCGAGGCGACGCCGCGCACTCCGCAGGGCCTCTGA
- a CDS encoding GTP-binding protein, translated as MTSTKIVIAGGFGVGKTTLVGAVSEIVPLRTEALVTNASDGVDNLAATPQKGTTTVAMDFGRISLADDLVLYLFGTPGQHRFWFMWDDLIRGAIGAIVLIDTRRLDESFAAVDFFEARRLPFLVAINEFDDAPRYPIEDIRAALAISEDVPIIPIDARDRESAKQALVAITEYALTKLHTAVY; from the coding sequence GTGACCTCGACCAAGATCGTGATCGCCGGTGGGTTCGGCGTCGGCAAGACCACGCTGGTCGGTGCTGTCTCCGAGATCGTCCCCCTGCGGACCGAGGCGCTCGTCACCAACGCGAGCGACGGCGTCGACAACCTGGCTGCCACCCCGCAGAAGGGCACGACCACGGTCGCGATGGACTTCGGTCGCATCAGCCTGGCCGACGACCTGGTCCTCTACCTGTTCGGAACGCCGGGGCAGCACCGGTTCTGGTTCATGTGGGACGACCTCATCCGCGGCGCGATCGGGGCGATCGTCCTGATCGACACCCGCCGACTGGACGAGAGCTTCGCGGCGGTCGATTTCTTCGAGGCCCGTCGCCTGCCGTTCCTGGTCGCGATCAATGAGTTCGACGACGCGCCGCGTTATCCGATCGAGGACATCCGCGCAGCGCTCGCGATATCGGAGGATGTGCCGATCATTCCCATCGATGCCCGCGATCGTGAGTCGGCGAAGCAGGCGCTCGTGGCGATCACCGAATATGCACTGACCAAGCTTCACACGGCCGTGTACTGA
- a CDS encoding sensor histidine kinase, translating to MSDDSPPRAKFWDIEGWGLRWKVTAVLAVPVTVAMVLGGLRVQSELSNAVHFTEAADQIVGVPGIVALEAAMGTVASGYASGTLTKEDRETTETLMAEVSEQARNPELQPTVASSIRQTVSDGRALLNLMDSPGVSADLIAERNQVFAKDFIGVVDNIVRPIDDSEVVDKGYLLSSAWQAQRRLFDQAMGLIAVKDAYAGPQGREKARNGDLPMSSVVAAAGAESSLLDVLNRYYPKDDARLTTLRDNIAARNALIDQGLADAARGGVLPILQLRSSLIGSRDVYQELTSEAAQDIAATVQTRAAETRSAALRDTAIVLGTLLAALVLALLVSRSLIGPIRRLRYGALKAARRDLPEAIEQIRSSDDPRDLSFDPVAVHSTEEIGQLARAVDDIHGQALKLAGEQAQLRLQINDMFETLARRSKSLVDQQLGLIENLEFEEKDPKRLESLFRLDHLAARMRRNGENLLILAGTRVRRSQAAPIALGDVLRAAISEVEDYQRVQMGATPEGALSGAVVTDVVHLLAELVDNSLRASPPDTVVTFSFARAVDGGVLLEIADRGIGIPADDMRDINERLASGGEVGPETARHMGLFVVSRLAKRHGLTVRLRSTFDTARNPGVTVSIHIPNALIVSQAARQDTGSQRKINQAPVRAAIPAPAPRRDDAQQPSTRGGLPTRTPQSRPDPTPTTTAVPAVTTASGTSLPRRQPGASGIAGDPGTPAAAPNGQSPDTVNVRGTGAMPKLPVRRPQAATPTTPAAPETPAAGPRLPQLPRREDRPVPDRSASTPPPPASADQAPVRHRYRTDPAKTASFFQSRIDPPPAEAVQRPGGGTPIFADMVSDWLTDPTGDEGAPGVWQSAGDAGWSAVERVTSAPVEVDPEIGLPKRRPGERLLPGTVEGAHNTGTLRRVRDPETIRANLSRHQQGIRNGRATKLAQRNSLAERNIIEGDQ from the coding sequence ATGAGCGACGATTCGCCGCCCCGGGCAAAGTTCTGGGATATCGAGGGCTGGGGGCTGCGATGGAAGGTCACTGCAGTCCTCGCGGTCCCCGTCACGGTCGCCATGGTGCTCGGTGGGCTCCGAGTGCAGAGCGAACTGAGTAACGCCGTTCACTTCACCGAGGCCGCCGACCAGATCGTCGGCGTCCCCGGCATCGTGGCCCTCGAGGCAGCGATGGGCACCGTCGCCAGCGGTTATGCATCCGGCACGCTCACCAAGGAAGACCGGGAAACTACGGAGACACTGATGGCTGAGGTGTCCGAGCAGGCCCGCAACCCAGAACTTCAACCGACCGTTGCCTCGTCGATCCGCCAGACGGTGTCGGATGGGCGTGCACTTCTGAACCTGATGGACTCCCCAGGGGTCAGCGCTGACCTGATCGCGGAACGAAACCAAGTGTTCGCAAAGGATTTCATTGGTGTCGTGGATAACATCGTGCGGCCGATCGACGACAGCGAAGTGGTCGACAAGGGATACCTGCTGTCCAGCGCGTGGCAGGCGCAGCGCAGGTTGTTCGATCAGGCTATGGGTCTCATCGCGGTCAAGGACGCCTACGCGGGCCCGCAGGGCCGGGAGAAGGCGCGAAACGGCGACCTTCCCATGTCGTCCGTGGTCGCCGCGGCCGGTGCCGAATCCAGCCTTCTCGACGTTCTGAACAGGTACTACCCGAAGGACGATGCTCGGCTCACGACCCTGCGCGACAACATCGCCGCCCGCAACGCGCTCATCGATCAGGGTCTTGCCGATGCAGCGCGGGGCGGGGTCCTCCCCATCCTGCAGCTGCGTTCCTCGCTGATCGGCAGCCGTGACGTCTACCAGGAGCTGACGAGCGAGGCTGCGCAGGACATCGCCGCCACGGTGCAGACGCGGGCAGCAGAGACTCGGTCCGCCGCGCTGCGCGATACCGCCATCGTCCTCGGCACACTGCTCGCCGCTCTCGTCCTGGCACTCCTCGTGTCGCGGTCGCTGATCGGCCCGATTCGACGACTGCGGTATGGCGCCCTGAAGGCGGCCCGCCGCGACCTGCCGGAGGCGATCGAGCAGATCAGGTCCAGCGACGATCCGAGAGATCTGTCATTCGATCCGGTGGCCGTGCATTCGACGGAGGAGATCGGACAGCTCGCCCGCGCCGTCGACGACATCCACGGTCAGGCCCTCAAACTCGCCGGTGAGCAGGCGCAACTGCGCCTCCAGATCAACGACATGTTCGAAACCCTCGCCCGCCGGAGCAAGTCGCTGGTCGACCAGCAGCTCGGACTCATCGAAAACCTCGAGTTCGAGGAAAAGGACCCGAAGCGACTCGAGAGCCTCTTCCGGCTCGACCACCTGGCCGCGCGTATGCGCCGAAACGGTGAGAACCTCCTCATCCTGGCCGGTACCCGGGTGCGTCGTTCCCAGGCGGCGCCGATTGCTCTCGGCGACGTTCTGCGTGCCGCGATCTCCGAGGTGGAGGACTATCAGCGCGTCCAGATGGGAGCGACACCGGAAGGTGCCCTCAGCGGTGCCGTCGTCACCGACGTCGTCCACCTTCTCGCCGAACTCGTCGACAACTCGCTGCGGGCCTCACCACCCGACACGGTGGTCACGTTCAGCTTTGCCCGGGCGGTCGACGGCGGGGTGCTCCTCGAGATCGCCGACCGCGGCATCGGTATCCCGGCCGACGACATGCGGGACATCAACGAGCGGCTCGCATCCGGCGGCGAGGTCGGTCCGGAGACGGCACGCCACATGGGTCTGTTCGTGGTGAGCCGGCTCGCCAAGCGGCACGGTCTCACGGTGCGGCTGCGGTCCACTTTCGACACCGCACGCAACCCCGGCGTGACCGTGAGTATTCACATTCCCAACGCACTGATCGTGTCGCAAGCAGCTCGCCAGGACACCGGCTCGCAGCGCAAGATCAACCAGGCGCCCGTCCGAGCGGCCATCCCGGCGCCCGCGCCCCGGCGGGACGACGCGCAGCAGCCCTCTACCCGGGGCGGTCTGCCCACCCGCACGCCGCAGTCTCGGCCGGACCCGACACCCACCACCACCGCCGTACCCGCCGTCACCACGGCGTCGGGGACGAGCCTGCCTCGTCGTCAGCCCGGCGCGAGCGGTATCGCCGGCGACCCAGGTACGCCGGCCGCGGCACCGAACGGTCAGTCGCCGGACACCGTGAACGTCCGCGGAACCGGCGCCATGCCGAAACTGCCCGTGCGACGACCGCAGGCGGCTACCCCAACAACGCCGGCTGCCCCCGAAACGCCGGCTGCCGGACCTCGGTTGCCGCAGCTCCCGCGGCGCGAAGACCGGCCGGTGCCGGACCGCTCGGCGTCTACGCCGCCGCCCCCCGCATCCGCGGATCAGGCACCCGTGCGGCACCGCTACCGCACCGATCCGGCCAAGACGGCGTCGTTCTTCCAGTCTCGAATCGATCCGCCTCCGGCGGAGGCAGTGCAGCGGCCTGGCGGAGGTACTCCGATCTTCGCCGACATGGTGTCCGACTGGCTCACCGATCCGACGGGAGACGAAGGCGCCCCCGGTGTCTGGCAGTCCGCCGGTGACGCGGGCTGGTCCGCCGTCGAGCGTGTCACGTCGGCCCCCGTCGAGGTGGACCCCGAGATCGGCCTGCCGAAACGTCGGCCCGGCGAACGCCTGCTTCCCGGCACGGTCGAGGGCGCGCACAATACGGGGACGCTGCGACGCGTGCGCGATCCTGAGACAATTCGCGCCAATCTCAGCCGTCACCAACAGGGCATCCGAAACGGCAGGGCCACGAAGCTCGCGCAACGCAACAGCCTCGCGGAACGCAACATCATTGAAGGAGACCAATGA
- a CDS encoding alpha/beta fold hydrolase has protein sequence MSAHIPGTAVRISNGPVELAVFEQGNPAGDTIVLVHGWPDTHELWQRVVPFLAERFRVISYDSRGAGDSTVPTRVADYRLPELAGDLFAVIDAVSPGKPVHVLAHDWGSVEAWEAVCEQGAAERIASFTSVSGPNLDHLGKWMRRRISDRSFGGPLAQAVASAYTVLFQIPGLATLPLRLWFSRHWPAFLKFFDGLDPALVQPGPTLADDMVNGLKLYRANIRTCLGRPRDRYTDVPVQLILNARDKAVRPVGYEDTEKWAPDLRRRHIDAGHWSPISHAEDIAQLTAEFVLDLDERAFRDVEERGA, from the coding sequence GCGACACCATCGTCCTGGTACACGGCTGGCCGGACACCCATGAGTTGTGGCAACGCGTGGTGCCCTTCCTGGCGGAGCGTTTCCGGGTGATCAGCTACGACAGTCGCGGGGCAGGGGACAGCACCGTGCCCACCCGCGTGGCGGACTATCGACTGCCCGAGCTGGCGGGTGACCTGTTCGCGGTCATCGACGCGGTGAGCCCGGGTAAGCCGGTTCACGTCCTCGCCCACGACTGGGGGTCGGTGGAGGCGTGGGAAGCCGTCTGTGAGCAGGGGGCCGCCGAGCGGATCGCGTCCTTCACGTCGGTGTCCGGGCCCAACCTCGATCACCTGGGCAAGTGGATGCGCCGCCGGATATCGGACCGCAGCTTCGGTGGACCGCTCGCCCAGGCGGTGGCGTCGGCCTACACGGTTCTGTTCCAGATTCCCGGGCTGGCCACACTGCCGCTTCGGCTGTGGTTCTCGCGTCACTGGCCGGCATTCCTGAAATTCTTCGACGGACTCGACCCCGCGCTCGTGCAGCCCGGCCCGACGCTGGCGGACGACATGGTGAACGGTCTGAAGCTCTACCGGGCGAATATCAGGACGTGTCTCGGCAGGCCCCGCGACCGCTACACGGACGTGCCGGTTCAGCTTATTCTCAACGCCAGAGACAAGGCAGTGCGCCCGGTGGGCTACGAGGACACCGAGAAATGGGCGCCCGACCTGCGACGTCGTCACATCGACGCCGGACACTGGTCACCGATCTCGCACGCGGAGGACATTGCCCAGCTCACGGCGGAGTTCGTCCTCGATCTCGACGAGCGGGCGTTCCGCGATGTCGAGGAGCGCGGCGCCTGA
- the gyrB gene encoding DNA topoisomerase (ATP-hydrolyzing) subunit B, whose translation MAAQKSDKSTSSKDYGASSITVLEGLEAVRKRPGMYIGSTGERGLHHLIWEVVDNSVDEAMAGYASKVEITLLEDGGVQVVDDGRGIPVGMHASGVPTVEVVLTQLHAGGKFDSDSYAVSGGLHGVGISVVNALSTTLEVDIKRDGFRWTQTYTDSKPGELVKGDPTKETGTTVRFWADSNIFETTTYSFETVARRLQEMAFLNKGLTITLTDERVSDAEVTEEVVSQVAEAPKTAEDESAEAQSPAVHKVKTRIYHYPGGLEDYVRHINRTKQPIHNSVVGFTAKGTGHELEVAMQWNSGYSESVHTFANTINTHEGGTHEEGFRSALTATVNKYALDKKLLKEKDPKLTGDDIREGLAAIISVKVSEPQFEGQTKTKLGNTEVRSFVQKACNEHLSHWFEANPADAKTIVNKAVSSAQARVAARKARELVRRKSATDLGGLPGKLADCRSNDPSKSEIYIVEGDSAGGSAKSGRDSMYQAILPLRGKIINVEKARIDRVLKNTEVQSIITAFGTGIHDEFDIAKLRYHKIVLMADADVDGQHIATLLLTLLFRFMRPLVEHGHVYLAQPPLYKLKWQRSDPEFAYSDRERDVLVKAGLESGKKINKDDGIQRYKGLGEMNAKELWETTMDPTVRVLRLVTLDDAAAADELFSVLMGEDVEARRSFITRNAKDVRFLDV comes from the coding sequence GTGGCTGCCCAGAAGTCAGACAAAAGCACCTCCAGCAAGGACTACGGCGCTTCTTCCATCACCGTCCTCGAAGGACTCGAAGCAGTTCGTAAGCGACCGGGTATGTACATCGGTTCCACCGGTGAACGCGGTCTGCACCACCTGATCTGGGAAGTCGTCGACAACTCGGTCGACGAGGCCATGGCCGGCTACGCCAGCAAGGTCGAGATCACCCTTCTCGAGGACGGCGGAGTCCAGGTCGTCGACGACGGTCGTGGCATTCCGGTCGGAATGCACGCGTCCGGAGTTCCCACCGTCGAGGTGGTCCTCACCCAGCTGCACGCCGGCGGAAAGTTCGACTCCGACTCGTACGCCGTCTCCGGTGGTCTGCACGGTGTCGGTATCTCCGTGGTGAACGCGCTGTCCACCACCCTCGAGGTCGACATCAAGCGCGACGGCTTCCGCTGGACCCAGACCTACACGGATTCCAAGCCCGGCGAGCTCGTCAAGGGCGACCCCACCAAGGAAACTGGAACGACCGTCCGGTTCTGGGCCGACTCGAACATCTTCGAGACCACCACCTACAGCTTCGAGACGGTCGCGCGGCGCCTTCAGGAAATGGCATTCCTGAACAAGGGCCTGACGATCACGCTCACCGACGAGCGCGTCAGCGACGCCGAGGTCACCGAGGAGGTCGTCAGCCAGGTCGCGGAAGCGCCGAAGACCGCGGAGGACGAGTCCGCCGAGGCGCAGTCCCCCGCCGTCCACAAGGTCAAGACCCGCATCTACCACTACCCGGGCGGTCTCGAAGACTACGTGCGGCACATCAACCGCACGAAGCAGCCGATCCACAACTCCGTCGTCGGGTTCACCGCCAAGGGCACCGGCCACGAGCTCGAGGTGGCAATGCAGTGGAACTCCGGTTACTCGGAGTCGGTGCACACGTTCGCCAACACGATCAACACCCACGAAGGCGGCACCCATGAGGAGGGTTTCCGGTCGGCGCTGACCGCAACGGTCAACAAGTACGCGCTCGACAAGAAGCTCCTCAAGGAGAAAGACCCCAAGCTGACCGGTGACGACATTCGTGAAGGTCTCGCGGCCATCATCTCGGTGAAGGTGTCCGAGCCGCAGTTCGAAGGACAGACCAAGACCAAGCTCGGCAACACCGAGGTCAGGTCCTTCGTGCAGAAGGCGTGTAACGAGCACCTGTCGCACTGGTTCGAGGCCAACCCCGCAGACGCGAAGACCATCGTCAACAAGGCGGTGTCCTCGGCGCAGGCGCGTGTGGCGGCACGTAAGGCGCGCGAGCTCGTGCGTCGCAAGAGCGCCACCGACCTCGGTGGTCTACCGGGCAAGCTCGCCGACTGCCGGTCCAACGACCCCAGCAAATCCGAGATCTACATCGTGGAGGGTGACTCCGCAGGCGGCTCGGCCAAGTCGGGGCGTGACTCGATGTACCAGGCGATCCTGCCGCTGCGCGGAAAGATCATCAACGTCGAGAAGGCGCGCATCGACCGTGTCCTGAAGAACACCGAAGTCCAGTCGATCATCACTGCGTTCGGCACCGGAATTCACGACGAGTTCGACATCGCCAAGCTCCGATACCACAAGATCGTGCTGATGGCCGACGCCGACGTCGACGGCCAGCACATCGCAACGCTGCTGCTCACGCTGCTGTTCCGCTTCATGCGCCCGCTCGTCGAGCACGGTCACGTCTACCTGGCACAGCCCCCGCTGTACAAGTTGAAGTGGCAGCGCAGCGACCCGGAGTTCGCGTACTCCGACCGCGAGCGGGACGTCCTGGTGAAGGCCGGTCTCGAGTCCGGCAAGAAGATCAACAAGGACGACGGCATCCAGCGGTACAAGGGTCTCGGCGAGATGAACGCCAAGGAACTGTGGGAGACCACCATGGATCCGACGGTGCGTGTGCTGCGTCTCGTCACCCTCGACGACGCCGCCGCCGCCGATGAACTGTTCAGCGTCCTCATGGGCGAGGACGTGGAGGCCCGGCGTAGCTTCATCACCCGTAACGCCAAGGACGTTCGCTTCCTCGACGTGTAG
- a CDS encoding MHYT domain-containing protein, giving the protein MSDELQQFSMGTWVVGLAVVTAFIGLFVGIASGRKAMTATSPRQRYLWLAWGALSIGGIGAWLPHYIAMVGFEVVGSTLRYDALWIVGSFAVPVLAAGVALLIISPPPSKHRRPTTSVEISRLAAAAAILGLGLAGMHLAIVSSLVIQGSVSFDPVLTGVAAVIGLVLGAAIMWSISILDSRALRLVASLVVAAALVAMHYTGVFGLSVTVDPEAPRPDGLEVFSILFPVFVLGMLVVTIPITALLMAPDRVAAELELEADMLAAESLAAESRGRELELR; this is encoded by the coding sequence ATGTCGGACGAGTTACAGCAGTTCTCCATGGGCACGTGGGTGGTCGGTCTTGCCGTGGTCACCGCGTTCATCGGCCTCTTCGTCGGTATTGCCAGTGGCCGCAAGGCGATGACGGCGACGAGCCCGCGTCAGCGCTATCTCTGGCTGGCGTGGGGTGCGTTGTCGATCGGTGGCATCGGGGCGTGGCTGCCGCACTACATCGCAATGGTCGGGTTCGAGGTCGTGGGAAGCACCCTGCGTTACGACGCCCTGTGGATCGTGGGGTCGTTCGCGGTACCTGTGCTCGCAGCCGGCGTGGCGTTGCTGATCATCAGTCCGCCGCCGAGTAAGCATCGGCGGCCGACCACCTCGGTGGAGATCAGCCGGCTGGCCGCAGCTGCCGCGATCCTCGGTCTCGGTCTCGCCGGCATGCACCTGGCCATCGTCTCCTCGCTCGTGATCCAGGGATCCGTGAGTTTCGACCCGGTGCTGACGGGTGTGGCAGCGGTAATCGGCCTGGTCCTCGGTGCCGCGATCATGTGGTCGATCTCGATTCTCGATTCGCGGGCGCTGCGTCTGGTCGCGTCGCTGGTGGTGGCGGCCGCCCTGGTGGCCATGCACTACACGGGTGTGTTCGGGCTGAGCGTGACGGTCGATCCGGAGGCGCCGCGCCCCGACGGTCTCGAGGTGTTCTCCATCCTGTTCCCGGTCTTCGTGCTGGGCATGCTGGTAGTGACGATCCCGATCACGGCGCTGCTGATGGCGCCCGACCGGGTGGCCGCCGAACTCGAACTCGAGGCCGACATGCTGGCCGCCGAATCGCTCGCGGCCGAAAGCCGCGGTAGGGAACTGGAACTGCGGTAG
- a CDS encoding DUF742 domain-containing protein codes for MAMDDQHFEHPGPNIVRPYSLTSGRTRPAVELALEALIQALPQSVDRQWELDDVNAAIVALCQQSPSVAEIAARVGVPLGVARVLVADLVEAGHLQILATLKEDSTDSERRELIERVLSGLREI; via the coding sequence ATGGCCATGGACGACCAGCACTTCGAGCATCCGGGACCGAATATCGTTCGCCCGTACTCGCTGACGTCGGGGCGAACCCGGCCGGCGGTCGAGCTCGCTCTCGAAGCTTTGATCCAGGCGTTGCCGCAGTCGGTGGACCGGCAATGGGAACTCGACGATGTCAACGCGGCCATCGTCGCGTTGTGTCAGCAGTCGCCGTCGGTCGCCGAGATCGCCGCCCGGGTCGGGGTGCCCTTGGGGGTGGCCCGCGTCCTGGTGGCCGACCTCGTCGAGGCTGGTCATCTGCAGATCCTGGCAACCCTGAAGGAAGATTCGACCGACTCCGAACGTCGTGAACTCATCGAAAGGGTCCTCAGTGGACTTCGCGAAATCTGA